From Citricoccus sp. SGAir0253, a single genomic window includes:
- a CDS encoding HAMP domain-containing sensor histidine kinase, producing the protein MAAPVNHPGGFRPLRELVRVWKTSSLRTQLVVMTSGLMLLAVIITAALTASLFRQELVRQIDEDLFNNRNNVSVYLTSLGTDTGYFSSPQSILRFYGELMDNQGRTTTNSSFTGASEDRPVIPPMTAAQVTAQGDDAFEVPGTTPDSRGWRVKVYRLESGEGSLAIALPLEPVYTSVDRVTSLVATIGLLATAGASMIAYAVTTRAFRPLLRVERTAAQIAAGDLSQRVEMGAPDTEVGRLSRSLNAMLAHIETAFRSKEQSEERMRRFIQDASHELRTPLVTIRGFSELYRHGGISATEDVDAAMGRIEGEAKRMGQLVEDLLTLARLDEQRPLDHEPVDLLMLAHDAVLDARVNAPEREVRLTGLDGGRAGSAPTSGDEGRLRQVIANLVTNALRYTPEGTPLEIAVGTVDVLPGSVDADGRQVHGSRDSVIEVRDHGPGIDEDDAARVFERFYRADSSRQRETGGTGLGLAIVAAIVAQHDGTVRLTQTPGGGATLSVRLPWVEAPGAGEDHGEARDEAGDSGEDHAADTTEGTPGTGDAEAAAASGGPERAAAARHARTVPPRPPQAPGTSSSSSAD; encoded by the coding sequence ATGGCTGCACCCGTGAACCACCCCGGGGGCTTCCGGCCCCTCCGCGAGCTCGTCCGGGTGTGGAAGACCTCGTCCCTGCGCACCCAGCTGGTGGTGATGACCAGCGGGCTGATGCTCCTGGCCGTCATCATCACGGCCGCCCTGACCGCCTCCCTGTTCCGCCAGGAGCTCGTCCGGCAGATCGACGAGGACCTGTTCAACAACCGCAACAACGTCTCGGTCTACCTGACGAGCCTCGGCACGGACACCGGATACTTCTCCTCCCCGCAGTCCATCCTGCGCTTCTACGGCGAGCTGATGGACAACCAGGGCCGCACCACCACCAATTCCTCCTTCACGGGCGCCTCCGAGGACCGGCCGGTCATCCCCCCGATGACGGCCGCACAGGTCACGGCCCAGGGCGACGACGCCTTCGAGGTGCCCGGGACCACCCCGGACTCGCGCGGCTGGCGCGTGAAGGTCTACCGGCTCGAGTCCGGGGAGGGCTCGCTCGCGATCGCCCTGCCCCTGGAGCCGGTGTACACCTCCGTGGACCGGGTGACCTCCCTCGTGGCCACCATCGGCCTGCTGGCCACCGCGGGCGCCTCGATGATCGCCTACGCGGTGACCACGCGCGCGTTCCGGCCCCTGCTGCGGGTGGAGCGCACCGCCGCCCAGATCGCCGCGGGGGACCTGTCCCAGCGCGTCGAGATGGGCGCCCCGGACACGGAGGTCGGCCGGCTGTCCCGGTCCCTGAACGCGATGCTCGCCCACATCGAGACGGCCTTCCGGTCCAAGGAGCAGTCCGAGGAGCGGATGCGCCGGTTCATCCAGGACGCCTCCCACGAGCTGCGCACCCCCCTCGTGACGATCCGCGGCTTCTCCGAGCTGTACCGCCACGGCGGGATCTCCGCCACGGAGGACGTGGACGCGGCGATGGGCCGGATCGAGGGCGAGGCCAAGCGCATGGGCCAGCTCGTGGAGGACCTGCTGACCCTGGCCCGGCTCGACGAGCAGCGCCCGCTGGACCACGAGCCGGTGGACCTGCTGATGCTCGCCCACGACGCGGTGCTCGACGCCCGCGTGAACGCCCCGGAGCGCGAGGTGCGGCTCACCGGGCTCGACGGCGGCCGGGCCGGCTCCGCCCCGACGTCCGGGGACGAGGGGCGACTGCGGCAGGTGATCGCCAACCTCGTGACCAACGCCCTGCGCTACACCCCCGAGGGGACCCCGCTCGAGATCGCCGTGGGCACGGTGGACGTGCTGCCCGGCTCGGTCGACGCCGACGGCCGCCAGGTGCACGGCTCCCGGGACTCCGTCATCGAGGTGCGCGACCACGGCCCGGGCATCGACGAGGACGACGCCGCGCGCGTCTTCGAGCGCTTCTACCGGGCCGACTCCTCCCGCCAGCGCGAGACCGGGGGCACCGGCCTGGGGCTCGCGATCGTGGCCGCGATCGTGGCCCAGCACGACGGCACCGTGCGCCTGACCCAGACCCCCGGCGGCGGGGCGACGCTCTCCGTGCGGCTGCCGTGGGTGGAGGCCCCCGGCGCGGGCGAGGACCACGGCGAGGCGAGGGACGAGGCGGGCGACAGCGGCGAGGACCATGCCGCCGACACCACGGAGGGCACCCCGGGCACCGGGGACGCGGAGGCCGCCGCGGCCAGCGGAGGACCGGAGCGCGCGGCCGCCGCCCGGCACGCGCGGACCGTCCCGCCCCGTCCTCCACAGGCGCCCGGCACCTCCTCCTCATCCTCGGCGGACTAG
- a CDS encoding WXG100 family type VII secretion target, translating to MALVQIDTEDLMAKSQAVEGSIGRLQAEVNAMESNLRQLQDTWRGQAANNFQAVLTEWRATQARVEESLVSIRGAMTHAAQQYLDAETANASMFRG from the coding sequence ATGGCCCTCGTCCAGATCGACACCGAAGACCTCATGGCCAAGAGCCAGGCCGTGGAGGGATCCATCGGCCGGCTCCAGGCGGAGGTGAACGCGATGGAGTCCAACCTCCGCCAGCTCCAGGACACGTGGCGGGGGCAGGCCGCGAACAACTTCCAGGCCGTGCTGACCGAGTGGCGGGCCACCCAGGCACGGGTGGAGGAGTCCCTCGTGTCCATCCGCGGCGCCATGACCCACGCCGCCCAGCAGTACCTCGACGCCGAGACGGCCAACGCCTCGATGTTCCGCGGCTGA